Part of the Liberibacter crescens BT-1 genome is shown below.
TAACTACACCAGAAAGAGAAATTTGCTGCACTATTGTTAATTGAGCATCTCCTGTTCCTGGAGGCATATCTACTATAAGAATATCTAATTGACCCCAATTAACTTTTTTAAGCATCTTAATCAAAGCAGATTGAACCATAGGACCACGCCAAATCAATGCAGCTTCTTCATCTACAAGAAAACCTATTGACATAACTTTTATGTTATAATTTTCCATAGGTTTAAGAATTTCTCCTTCTAATATTTCTGGTTTTCCCTGAATATTGAGGAGTCTTGGTAAAGATGGTCCATAAATATCAGCATCAAGAATAGCAACCTTTAAATCCAGGTTTTGTAATGCTAATGCCAAATTAACTGCTGTAGTAGATTTTCCTACGCCGCCTTTCCCAGATGCTACAGCGATAACTGAACAAACTCCTGGAAGAGGTTTTGGGTTATATACTGTTTTTTTATTTATTTTTTGGTCTGATGTAAGAGTAACAATAGCATCTTTTACTTCTGGTAAAGCAATGACAAGTTCTTGAGCCTTTAAACGCAAAGGTTCAAGATTTTTAGCAAGATGCATCGGTACCGTTATTGAAAAATACACCTTTTTTTGAACGATAAAAATTTCAGATACGAGATTCATATCGACAATATTTTTTTGACTTTCGGGAATATAAAGAGTTTCGAGAACTTGGAGGATTTTTTCTTCTTTTATATCATTCATATCAATTCAATTACTTTTAGTGATTTTATATATTTTGATATGTTGGGTGATTTTTATTTTTTATACTTGGACCTTGGTTGCGGGGGCGGGATTTGAACCCGCGACCTTCAGGTTATGAGCCTGACGAGCTACCGGGCTGCTCCACCCCGCGATATAGATTGAGTTTTTTAAATGAACCATGATTACAAGTTTTCATGGATTGCCTTTTATAGACCTGGCAACGACCGACTCTTCCGCGTCTTAAGACGAAGTACCATAGGCGCTGGAGCGTTTCACGGCCGTGTTCGGAATGGGAACGGGTGCAGTCACTCCGCAAAAGCCACCAGGTCTATAAA
Proteins encoded:
- a CDS encoding Mrp/NBP35 family ATP-binding protein, with amino-acid sequence MNDIKEEKILQVLETLYIPESQKNIVDMNLVSEIFIVQKKVYFSITVPMHLAKNLEPLRLKAQELVIALPEVKDAIVTLTSDQKINKKTVYNPKPLPGVCSVIAVASGKGGVGKSTTAVNLALALQNLDLKVAILDADIYGPSLPRLLNIQGKPEILEGEILKPMENYNIKVMSIGFLVDEEAALIWRGPMVQSALIKMLKKVNWGQLDILIVDMPPGTGDAQLTIVQQISLSGVVIVSTPQDLALIDARRAVTMFNKVQVPVLGIVENMSYFIADDTGLYYDIYGRGGASDEAKRLGVEFLGALPFDIDIRISSDIGMPIFLYKPEKDIVITYQQIASQIWEKISSGISNKI